The Gemmatimonadota bacterium nucleotide sequence ATCGTAGAAGTTGGGTAGCCCACGACGGGCCAGAATCATCTGTAGGGTTGCAAATGACCGGATGACCGTCTTGTGATATTGCGTGCATATTTCCTTCTGAAACCCATCGGGATAGACCTGGTTCAAAAGCAACACTTCCTGAATCTGTCGCCCCGTCTCCAGCCAATCCTCAGCAGCCTCCCATTCCGGGAGCAACGCTCCGACGCCGCCCATTCCTCCGCTACCCGAAGCAATGAAATTTAGCTGTTGCTGCCACGCCACTGCGGTCTGTGAAGCCACTTGTCCATGTAGATGCTGCGCCAGACGCCAGATCAGGATAGATGCTGCCCGGCAATCTGCCACCGTCCAATCCGGATGGGCGCGTAGCGCATATAGCGCTTCTCCCAAAGCCTTCAGCTTCAACCCGACGGACAACGTATTCCAAACCGCATAAATTCCACCCGGCCTCACTCCGCGCTTCAACACCAGTGCCTCGTCGCGAATATCATCGATCTGGTCGAGATAGCTCTGCACGCAATCCGCAACCACCCGCACATATTTCCCCTCGCCGGTCAACATCGCCGCCCGTATCGGCCATCTGACGAAAAACATATAATGCAACCCACCCCAGTTCATCGTCCGACCTGGATTCGCGCTCCAATCCAGCCCGACCCCCGGCACATAAGGCACCGTGGATTCTCCATACACCATTTTTCCATCAATCAGCCGATCCGACTCCTCAATCCAGACCCGTGACAATCCCGGCCAGTGCGTTCGCATGGCGTCACCGAATCGTTCCGAATCGAAATGCCACGTCGGTTGGGCTCTACCTGCCAAATAGGTATGCCAGGCGCGCCAGGCAACTGCCTCGCTCTTTGGATCCGACACATCATCCGGTAACACCAGCCGCGAAACACCGCGTTTCACCTGTCTCCAAAATGCCCCTGCCTCGTAAACAGGCGGTTCAAATTCGCTCACCGCACGCTCCCATCGTGATCCAGGATATTCCTCGCCCCCTGCCCGAGCAACCCCTTCGCAACGCGCTCGCCCAACTGCTCGGCAGATGATGCCTGTCCTTCTGCCCTCTCTGACATCACCTGACGCCCATCGGGGGTGGCAACAACGCCCTTTAGCCACAGAACGTCAATAGAAGCCTTGTCAAAGGCCGCGTATCCTCCAATTGGAACGCTACAGTCTCCCCCCAATGCCGCCAGCATCGCGCGCTCTGCCGTAACAGCTTGTTGCGTTTCAGCGCAATTCAAAACGCCGACGAGATCTGTAATCCGCTCATCCCCTTCTCGTATTTCTATCCCCAGCGCGGCCTGCCCGGGCGCGGGCAAACAGATATTCGGGTCGATAAAATCCGCAATGCGATCTCCCAATCCCAATCGCATCAAACCCGCTGCGGCTAAAATAATACCATCCAAATTTTCCGTTTCGAGCTTTTTGACGCGCGTATCCACATTTCCTCGAATCGCCACAAAATTCAAATCCGGCCGCACGTGTTTCAACTGTGCTTGTCGCCGCAAACTGCTCGTGGCAACCGTCGCCCCTTCCGGCAAATCCCAAAACACCCGATTATTCTTGCTGACCAACACATCTCGCACATCTTCGCGAGCACTTATCGCACCCAAAACCAATCCCTCTGGCAACCTGGTCGGCAAATCTTTCAAACTGTGAACCGCCAGATCAATACTGCCCGACAGTAGCGCTTGCTCAATCTCCTTTGTCCACACCTCTTTGCCACCAATCTGAGACAGAGACATTTCTGAGAGTCGGTCTCCCTCCGTTTTGATCACCTCAATCTCGACGCTGAGATCGGGGTATGCGATCGCCAGCTTTCTCTTTGCCCAATTGGCCTGCCACAAGGCCAGCGCACTTCCCCGACTGCCAATAACCACCTTCATGACCCGTGCACCTTTTCACTTTCTATGTCTTCAACCACCAGATCAAACAAATAGGAAAGCGCCGCCACATAAGCCCCGCCATCTTCTTCCTCGCCAGCCTCTCTAAGGCGCGTCACCGGTTTGTGCAGCACCTTATTCATAAACCGGCGCATCAAATTGGTAACTTGAGCGCGTTGCTCATCTGAAAATTCACTGAGCCTGGCCTGCGCGAGTTCCGAATCCATAAAAGATTGAAAATGCCCACGCAGCGCCACTATTGCGGGAACAACCGATAGGGAATTTATCCACGCAGAAAAATTCTCCACCTCTTCTTCTATAATTGCACTGACTTTATCCGCCTCAATTTTCCGCTTCTCCAAATTCGCGCCAACAACAGACTCCAGGTCGTCCAGATCGTATAAAAATACATTGTAAAGATCACCAACTGCCGGATCGATATCGCGCGGCATGGCAATATCGATCAAAAACATCGAGCGATTATTGCGCTTTTGCATCGCCGCTGCCACATGGTGGCATTCCAGAACATAAGTTTCCGCACTCGTGGAACTGATAACAACATCTGCCCCGTGCAAATTTCCTATCCCATCGTCCCAGGAAATGGCGCGACCACCCACGCGCACTGCCAAATTTTGCGCCCTTGCTAACGTGCGACTCGTCACCAGCAAAGACTTCACGCCATTGTCAGCGAGGTGCCGCGCCGTCAATTCACTCATCTCGCCAGCGCCGAGCACCAGAGCTGTATGCCCTTCGAGATTACCGAAAATTTTCTTTGCGAGTTCCACCGCTGCAAAACTGACGGAAACTGCACCCGTTGCAATCTCCGTTTCAGTGCGCGCCCGCTTTGAAACCTCAGTCGCAGCGCGAAATAATCGATTCAGCACGGCTTTGCTCGTTCCCATAGATAGTGCAGCAGCCCCGGCCTCTTTCACCTGACCGGCAATTTGTGGCTCGCCCATGACCATAGAATCCAACCCACAGGCGACCCTGAAAAGATGACGCACGGCTTCTGCATCGCGATAGACAACCGTGTGCTGTCCCAGGGCGTCGGCATCCAATCCGCTTTGCTTGCTCCACCCGGAGATCACAGCCGTGCGAGCAGCGTGAATATCCGTCGTAATGCAATAGACTTCCGACCGATTACACGTCGATAAAACCGCGCATTCGACGATCTCAGATACACTGGAAAAGTATTGGAGAACCGCATCCAGAGCCTGGGGCAAGACCGCTACTCCATCTCGAATTTCAACAGGTGCCGTGCGGTAACTCAGCCCAATTACAACGAGAGACATACGTCAATCCGCTCCTCAATTTCAGCCCACTTGCCACTGCGTGCAAGGGCAAGTGTATCATCTGTCACCAACTGTTGCCAGAACGCTTCCCGACGCTCTGGCGCATTGGGAAATCGCGCATAAACTCTGCGCCTTAATTCCGCCATCAAATCCAGTAATCCCGCGTGTCCGTCATCCAAAAATGCCTCAATTTCTCGGCGCAACAACGCAGTGTAAGCAGGACTTTTGCCGCCGGAGGAAATCGCCACCTGTAAGTCACCGCGCCGCACAACTGCAGGCACAATAAAATCGCTATCTGTATGTCGATCTGCACCGCAAAACAAAATCCCCCGACATTTCGCTGCCGCCTGCACCGCCCGATTGACATCTACCTGATCAGTCGCGGCAATCACGAGCGCGCTACCGTCCAAATCACCAGGCTCAAATGACCGCTGATAGAGATGGATCACACCTCCATCGGCCAATTTCAAAATGCCCTCAGTCGCTGTTATACCCACAACGCGAATTCGCGCCTTCGCCTCACAAAGCCCACGCACTCTGCGTTCGGCAACGCGACCCGCCCCAACCACAACACACAATTCATCTTCCAATTTCAAAAACACGGGATAGCACATGATTCAAGGTCCTAAATTGTGGGGACCAGAAAACAGAACGCCCATAACGGGAAATGCCAGAATCACGAGGACAAAACCCAGGATAGACAGAAAAGCCGCTCGTTTGCCCTGCCAACCGCCCCACCACCGTGCGGCGAGATTGCCCGCATAAATAACCCAGGCAATCAGAACGGGCAAAAACACCGGCTCGCGCCATACAGAAAACTGCGAAAGATGTTGAAATGCCCACACCGAACTGGCAATAGTTCCGCCCGTCAAAAAGACAAACCCAAAAGTGGCAGCGCGGTTAGTGATCTGATTCAATACCTCAAGTGAAGGCAGGCGGGAATAAAAAAAACCAAAATGCTTGGCCTGAATTTCGCTCAAAAGCATCAGATACATCACACCTCCAACACAGGAAATCGCAAAAGCCGTGTACGCAAGGCCATAAGCCAGCACATGTAGTTCAAACCATCCGCCGCTATATCCCGTGACCTGAATATCCTCAGTACCCAACAATTTTGTAAGCGTCAAAATGTGCAAAACCACGACAATAGGCACAATCAGCACACCCAAAGACCGATCTCGCGTACTCACTTCCAGGTAAATATAGACAACCACAACTAACCACGCACACAGCGATGGCAAGACCTGACTGGTCAAAGGTACCTCGCCAGCAGAAATTGTGATAACGACCAAAAGCACAGTGTGCACACACCATGCGCCCCATATCCCCCAGGTGCTCAGAACACGCCAGTACGTTTTGGGTTGGTGAAAGTCCAATGCATAACCCAGCGCACTGGCGATGTACGCCCCTCCTGTCACAATGAGTAAGATGTCAAAAATCATAGCTTTTTCCTCGGTCATCCAAACCGACATCATAAAAAGAAATATACGCAACGGTGTACCACTGCGCCAGTATCATCAATGCAATGATGTTCCCAACAACTTGAGATTAAATGGTTGAACCACCCTCTCACCTGGCGTAATAGAGCCTAATACCACCTGTTTATCTGCACCAGTTACACTCGGCACATTGCCAGATTGTCCATTCATAGTCTGACAGGCCAGAATCGCAAATGCAATAGCTTCTTTAGCCTCGGATGCCATTCCTATATCATCCAATCGCTTGAATTCTATATTTCCCAGTGCCCGATCTAAAAGATCCATCATAACCGGATTTTTGATCCCTCCCCCACTTGCTATCACCTCGTGGATTTCACATCTGGGCAAAACAAATCGTTTTAGCCCATGCACAATGCTTTCCACCGTGAACTGTACTGCCGTACGCACGAGATCCTCCCGTTTTCCCTCCCAATCGAGAATTTTCTGAACTATATCGGCTCCAAAATCCTCTCGCCCCGTTGATTTGGGCGGC carries:
- the hemC gene encoding hydroxymethylbilane synthase — encoded protein: MKVVIGSRGSALALWQANWAKRKLAIAYPDLSVEIEVIKTEGDRLSEMSLSQIGGKEVWTKEIEQALLSGSIDLAVHSLKDLPTRLPEGLVLGAISAREDVRDVLVSKNNRVFWDLPEGATVATSSLRRQAQLKHVRPDLNFVAIRGNVDTRVKKLETENLDGIILAAAGLMRLGLGDRIADFIDPNICLPAPGQAALGIEIREGDERITDLVGVLNCAETQQAVTAERAMLAALGGDCSVPIGGYAAFDKASIDVLWLKGVVATPDGRQVMSERAEGQASSAEQLGERVAKGLLGQGARNILDHDGSVR
- the hemA gene encoding glutamyl-tRNA reductase, translating into MSLVVIGLSYRTAPVEIRDGVAVLPQALDAVLQYFSSVSEIVECAVLSTCNRSEVYCITTDIHAARTAVISGWSKQSGLDADALGQHTVVYRDAEAVRHLFRVACGLDSMVMGEPQIAGQVKEAGAAALSMGTSKAVLNRLFRAATEVSKRARTETEIATGAVSVSFAAVELAKKIFGNLEGHTALVLGAGEMSELTARHLADNGVKSLLVTSRTLARAQNLAVRVGGRAISWDDGIGNLHGADVVISSTSAETYVLECHHVAAAMQKRNNRSMFLIDIAMPRDIDPAVGDLYNVFLYDLDDLESVVGANLEKRKIEADKVSAIIEEEVENFSAWINSLSVVPAIVALRGHFQSFMDSELAQARLSEFSDEQRAQVTNLMRRFMNKVLHKPVTRLREAGEEEDGGAYVAALSYLFDLVVEDIESEKVHGS
- a CDS encoding bifunctional precorrin-2 dehydrogenase/sirohydrochlorin ferrochelatase produces the protein MCYPVFLKLEDELCVVVGAGRVAERRVRGLCEAKARIRVVGITATEGILKLADGGVIHLYQRSFEPGDLDGSALVIAATDQVDVNRAVQAAAKCRGILFCGADRHTDSDFIVPAVVRRGDLQVAISSGGKSPAYTALLRREIEAFLDDGHAGLLDLMAELRRRVYARFPNAPERREAFWQQLVTDDTLALARSGKWAEIEERIDVCLSL
- the ccsA gene encoding cytochrome c biogenesis protein CcsA — its product is MIFDILLIVTGGAYIASALGYALDFHQPKTYWRVLSTWGIWGAWCVHTVLLVVITISAGEVPLTSQVLPSLCAWLVVVVYIYLEVSTRDRSLGVLIVPIVVVLHILTLTKLLGTEDIQVTGYSGGWFELHVLAYGLAYTAFAISCVGGVMYLMLLSEIQAKHFGFFYSRLPSLEVLNQITNRAATFGFVFLTGGTIASSVWAFQHLSQFSVWREPVFLPVLIAWVIYAGNLAARWWGGWQGKRAAFLSILGFVLVILAFPVMGVLFSGPHNLGP